The Alkalihalobacillus sp. LMS6 genomic interval TTGTCACTTCTGGCAATGAAGTCGCACCTGCAATCAAGACGGCACCTGTAAAGAAGCCCGTCATCCCTGTTCGTAACTGAATTGTATCTGCATATGTAGATAGCTTTACTGCAGCAAAGACTGTTACTGCTGCAAGAAGGATAAAAATAAGATATAACATGGTAAACTCCTTTTTTTGCTCTACTTGGGTAGAGCACCTTTCCGACTTTTGTCATCTTACATAGGATGTGCAAGAAGCTTTTTTTTACGCTTCAATTTGTTAATGTTTGGAGGTACTCCTATGAACCTGATGACGCGGTTGACTCAAAAGCAATCAGAAATAATCGACCAGCTATTGAGCCATCAACAACAGGATGGATCGTACTTGCTATGCTTTGAATCAGGAACTATGACTGACGCATATGTGCTTTTGCTTTTAGCCCACTTTGATTGTGATCAGAGTTTACAACATAAATTAGCACATCGGCTTCACCGAACTCAGGCGAAAGAAGGTTATTGGAAGCTTTACGAAGACGATGCTGGCCATCTCTCTTCTACGATTGAGGCATATGTTGCTCTTTACGTATCAGGATTTGCAAAAAAAAGCGATCTCAACATGAAAGCAGCTGAGGCCTTTATTTTACAACATGGTGGCGTTGAAAACGCACATATTGCTACAAAGACCATGCTTGCGCTACACCATTTATATCCGTGGCCGACGTTTTTTCCACTTCCCCTTTTTTTACTCGGCTTGCCAAGATGGCTTCCTTTTAGCTTTTATCGATATAGTTCTTATGTTAAAACCCATTTCGCATCTCTTCTTATATTAGGTCACACGCGCTTTCATGTAAAAAGAAAGCATAATCGTCTTATTCAACATTTGTACAAAACGTCCAAGCATTTGCAGCTACGTAAACAGCATCGACGCACCCTCTCAAAACAAACCATGCGAACCTTCCAAAAGGCTGAAGCCTATCTATTAAAGCATATTGAAAACGATGGCACGCTTCACAGCTACTCAAGTGCAACGTTTTTAATGATCTATGCCTTACTCGCATTAGGCTATAAAAAACACTCACCTATCTTGACCCAAGCATTGGCTGGCTTACAGACCCACGCTTACTTGCATGAAAACAACAAAGAAAGCCATATTCAAAATTCACCATCCGCTATCTGGGATACGGCTTTAATCGCTGCAGCTATTCACCAAGCAGATTCAACAACGTATACCGAACAAACCAATGCCGCTACTCAGTATGTTTTAGCAAATCAACAT includes:
- a CDS encoding prenyltransferase/squalene oxidase repeat-containing protein gives rise to the protein MNLMTRLTQKQSEIIDQLLSHQQQDGSYLLCFESGTMTDAYVLLLLAHFDCDQSLQHKLAHRLHRTQAKEGYWKLYEDDAGHLSSTIEAYVALYVSGFAKKSDLNMKAAEAFILQHGGVENAHIATKTMLALHHLYPWPTFFPLPLFLLGLPRWLPFSFYRYSSYVKTHFASLLILGHTRFHVKRKHNRLIQHLYKTSKHLQLRKQHRRTLSKQTMRTFQKAEAYLLKHIENDGTLHSYSSATFLMIYALLALGYKKHSPILTQALAGLQTHAYLHENNKESHIQNSPSAIWDTALIAAAIHQADSTTYTEQTNAATQYVLANQHASGGWGFSASNSTNPDVDDTQASLRFLSASLDDNHTNSAWRSGFLWLLERQNRDGGWAAFEKNSGATLLLPLQNATDTINDPSAADVTGRTLESLGNYGHLTVKHPAIKRAVEWLENNQQKDGSWQGRWGVSYIYGTWAAVTGLRAVGTPIDTNSLQRARRWLENIQLLDGGWGESCKSDVAQRFIPLQFSTVVHTAWVLDALISLYERPTKQMEDALDKLLDWVCTTNIRTTYPTGGGLPGQFYIHYHSYPLLWPLVTINRYKQKYVKTKAKELRN